The following are encoded together in the Ketobacter sp. MCCC 1A13808 genome:
- a CDS encoding AsmA family protein has protein sequence MVISILHSDMEKNEMTGRLFLKITGISLAIVLTLAILFLWTFDFGVLKPKLESTLSDVIDREFRINGDFSLKLLPTPTLLFEDLTLANPSWGSEPEMLTAGKGYMEIKLMPLFSERIEVEKLQLENIRLLVESSADDKSNWEFDLAQNNDAEPEQKNEADKAAFSYDIQTADMSNIVVIYRQPDAEDLSLRVESFTVNQRDSATTEINGTGRFIDIPLSVSGQVSEHHTDLRAQAGEVKLVSKYDYPEDTVNFSSSLSTLSDLGGLLKIEELPDTELSLEGHVSMSKGNVMLKRVVASTKGIRITLDGEIDTGTSRVELSARASGDKLSLLSPDLPPLPFEIQSEFMLAGNKVDMPSYRVQIGSSTLTGKAHIENNERPVIHLQAKSDLIDLTPFINHQPASKPKAEKTEAKSNGETHYIFDETPLPFDTLQALSLDTDLSITRLIVQDAEFKNVTIQAQAKNGKMTVSNAFEGKLSGKYDNKLTLNTSDKKADIRIDTKVRDLKLALLSGASVPEEQIPVSNMNIDLHSSGDSPRALASNLDGNVVANQGKGKVSNALIEKFTGDILTQLFNAINPFAEKEEFTQWECSLFAIEFESGEGDIEGFLMQSEQLMVVGGGNIDLNQETLAIEFNTKPREGVGVSADMFVTPFVKLSGTLAQPSVGLNNKGVLLSGGAAVLTGGMSFLYKGLMDRVTAEAGRCEEAETALKDRQNSAEPDQ, from the coding sequence ATGGTTATATCCATTCTCCACAGCGATATGGAAAAGAATGAGATGACGGGGCGCCTATTTTTGAAGATCACCGGTATTTCCCTGGCGATAGTGCTCACCTTGGCAATACTGTTTTTGTGGACGTTCGATTTCGGTGTACTCAAACCAAAATTGGAATCCACCCTCAGCGACGTCATCGACCGCGAATTCCGTATCAATGGCGACTTCTCGTTAAAGTTATTACCTACCCCCACGCTGTTATTCGAAGATTTGACGCTAGCCAACCCTTCCTGGGGCTCAGAACCTGAGATGCTGACAGCAGGTAAAGGCTACATGGAAATCAAGTTGATGCCACTGTTTTCCGAGCGGATCGAGGTGGAAAAACTGCAACTTGAGAACATACGCTTGCTGGTCGAAAGCAGTGCAGATGACAAGTCGAACTGGGAATTTGACCTGGCTCAAAATAACGACGCGGAACCGGAGCAAAAAAACGAAGCGGACAAGGCGGCGTTTTCCTATGATATTCAAACCGCGGACATGAGCAATATTGTGGTGATCTACCGACAACCCGATGCTGAAGATTTATCGCTTCGTGTTGAGTCGTTTACAGTTAACCAACGCGATTCCGCCACTACCGAAATCAATGGCACAGGCCGCTTTATCGACATCCCGCTGTCCGTCTCTGGCCAGGTGTCGGAGCACCATACCGACCTCAGGGCACAAGCCGGTGAAGTTAAGCTCGTGTCCAAATACGATTACCCTGAAGATACCGTCAATTTCAGTTCCTCTTTGAGTACCCTGTCTGATTTGGGGGGCCTGCTTAAAATCGAAGAATTACCGGATACCGAGCTATCACTGGAAGGCCATGTATCCATGTCAAAGGGGAACGTCATGCTTAAACGCGTGGTTGCCAGCACCAAAGGAATCCGTATCACCCTGGATGGGGAAATTGATACCGGTACCAGTCGCGTTGAACTTTCCGCTCGGGCCTCCGGCGACAAACTCAGCTTATTGAGCCCGGATTTACCCCCTTTACCGTTCGAAATTCAAAGCGAGTTTATGCTGGCTGGCAACAAAGTCGATATGCCATCCTACCGTGTCCAAATCGGCAGCAGCACGCTGACCGGAAAAGCACATATAGAAAATAACGAGCGCCCGGTGATCCACCTGCAGGCCAAGTCGGATTTAATTGATCTTACCCCCTTTATTAATCATCAACCTGCAAGCAAGCCAAAAGCAGAGAAAACGGAAGCCAAATCCAACGGCGAAACCCATTATATTTTTGACGAAACCCCTCTCCCTTTCGATACGCTACAAGCATTGAGTCTGGATACCGACCTTAGTATTACCCGCTTGATAGTGCAGGATGCCGAATTCAAAAATGTGACTATTCAGGCGCAAGCGAAGAACGGCAAAATGACGGTGTCCAATGCCTTCGAAGGCAAGCTCAGTGGAAAATACGATAACAAGCTAACACTGAACACCTCCGACAAAAAAGCCGACATCCGCATCGACACGAAAGTCCGTGACCTGAAATTGGCATTGCTATCCGGAGCCTCGGTCCCTGAAGAACAGATTCCGGTTTCCAATATGAATATAGACCTGCACAGCAGTGGAGATTCACCCCGCGCACTGGCATCCAACCTGGATGGAAACGTCGTGGCCAACCAAGGCAAGGGCAAAGTCAGCAATGCGCTTATCGAAAAATTTACCGGAGACATTCTTACTCAGTTGTTCAATGCCATAAATCCGTTCGCTGAAAAAGAAGAATTTACACAATGGGAGTGCAGTCTATTTGCTATCGAGTTTGAATCCGGCGAGGGCGATATTGAAGGGTTTCTGATGCAGAGCGAACAACTAATGGTGGTCGGTGGCGGCAATATCGATCTAAACCAGGAAACTCTCGCCATTGAATTTAATACCAAACCCCGAGAGGGTGTTGGCGTCAGTGCCGATATGTTTGTCACGCCCTTTGTGAAATTGAGCGGAACGTTGGCGCAACCCAGTGTTGGCCTGAATAACAAGGGTGTTCTGCTTAGCGGAGGGGCGGCAGTATTAACCGGTGGCATGTCTTTCCTTTATAAAGGGCTAATGGACCGGGTAACTGCCGAAGCCGGGCGATGCGAGGAAGCTGAAACGGCGCTAAAAGACCGGCAAAACAGTGCCGAGCCTGACCAATAA
- a CDS encoding HDOD domain-containing protein, with translation MSQATSVSVPVTNLCHISRTLPYFSDWSAPELKSVVSGCRTLQMSAPQRIIQVNGMEPFAYFLVKGEVTVEMPTGEIRTIREGDPDAGYPIANLRPSPYSVTAAAGAILLRIEASKLRSHQASRKPASLFTDDEVAGLDWIDHPLVTRLIKQARNGTLSLPAMPGIALRVRKSLERDDYRLNEIVAIISADPAIVARLLNIANSALFRGCRPCESVRTGLQRLGVNKTLQIVMSLAARDLFVVKDANLKKLMLQRWRHAIDIAALCAVLARHTQGLQSENALLAGLLHEIGALPLLRSVSSYPDLLAQPEVLQDMLDRLTPELTAMSLHQWGFEDAFITAARHQNNWFRDHDGPADYTDVLLLAHLHALAGQRARLKLPRIDEIPAFQKLAAGQLTPQLSLGVLDEAKGQIQELKSLLA, from the coding sequence ATGAGTCAAGCGACAAGCGTGTCCGTTCCTGTAACGAATTTGTGCCATATTTCCCGGACACTACCGTACTTTAGCGATTGGTCGGCTCCTGAGCTTAAGTCCGTGGTGTCAGGCTGCCGCACGCTGCAGATGTCTGCTCCGCAGCGTATTATCCAGGTTAACGGGATGGAGCCTTTCGCCTATTTTCTGGTGAAAGGAGAGGTGACGGTGGAAATGCCGACAGGCGAGATCCGAACTATCCGTGAGGGTGATCCGGATGCGGGATACCCCATTGCTAATCTGCGGCCCAGCCCTTACAGCGTAACGGCGGCAGCGGGGGCGATTTTGTTGCGCATCGAAGCTTCAAAGCTGCGCAGCCATCAAGCCTCACGCAAACCTGCCAGTCTGTTCACTGATGATGAAGTCGCCGGCCTTGACTGGATCGATCACCCGTTGGTGACCCGTTTAATAAAACAGGCTCGTAACGGAACTCTCTCGTTGCCCGCAATGCCGGGAATCGCTTTGCGGGTACGAAAATCGCTGGAACGGGATGACTATCGACTGAATGAGATTGTGGCGATCATTTCTGCGGATCCGGCCATTGTTGCGCGCCTGTTGAATATCGCTAACAGTGCACTGTTCCGGGGCTGCCGTCCGTGTGAATCAGTAAGAACCGGGTTGCAACGGTTAGGGGTGAACAAGACGTTGCAGATTGTTATGAGTTTGGCGGCGCGGGATTTGTTTGTGGTGAAGGACGCAAATCTGAAGAAGCTGATGCTGCAACGCTGGCGCCACGCAATCGATATTGCGGCTTTGTGTGCCGTGTTGGCGAGGCATACCCAGGGGCTGCAAAGTGAAAATGCGTTATTAGCGGGATTGTTGCATGAAATCGGTGCATTGCCGCTGCTGCGATCGGTGTCCTCTTATCCGGATTTGCTGGCGCAACCGGAGGTGCTTCAGGATATGCTTGACCGACTTACCCCGGAGCTGACGGCCATGTCGCTGCACCAGTGGGGTTTCGAAGACGCTTTCATTACTGCAGCACGGCACCAGAATAACTGGTTTCGTGACCATGACGGTCCGGCGGACTATACGGATGTGTTATTGCTCGCGCATCTGCATGCGCTGGCGGGTCAGCGAGCGCGACTCAAATTACCCCGGATAGATGAAATCCCGGCGTTTCAGAAGTTGGCTGCCGGGCAACTGACGCCGCAGTTGAGCCTGGGAGTTTTGGATGAAGCCAAAGGGCAAATCCAGGAGCTGAAATCGTTGCTGGCGTAA
- a CDS encoding TetR/AcrR family transcriptional regulator, whose amino-acid sequence MKPRSRNDDEKLARREAILDAAEEAFLQERFDKTSMDSIAKSAGLSRALLYVYFRDKEDIHLGLCGRASEILFQRMQQYSAQGQTGIEKLNALGRAYVDFYLEDTSQFRILTLACSLASSAIQTEEEITPSQQEFSEHESRIMGLMTECVQLGINDNTTNLAPESDPLSVAMQMRGSLHGVIMLQDVGGSPMFDKANIDRRQWLEQSRARLADSLKKQR is encoded by the coding sequence GTGAAACCACGATCCCGCAACGACGACGAAAAGCTGGCCCGCCGGGAAGCCATCCTGGACGCCGCTGAGGAAGCGTTCCTGCAGGAGCGTTTCGATAAAACCTCCATGGATTCTATCGCAAAGAGTGCAGGGCTAAGCCGGGCATTACTCTATGTTTATTTCCGTGACAAAGAAGATATTCATCTGGGTTTGTGCGGACGGGCGTCTGAAATTCTTTTCCAGCGCATGCAGCAATATTCGGCTCAGGGCCAAACCGGAATCGAAAAGCTGAACGCGTTGGGCCGCGCCTATGTGGACTTCTATCTGGAGGACACCAGTCAGTTTCGCATTCTGACCCTGGCCTGCAGCCTGGCCAGTTCTGCGATTCAAACTGAGGAGGAGATCACACCATCGCAACAGGAATTCTCTGAACATGAATCCCGCATCATGGGACTGATGACAGAGTGCGTTCAACTGGGCATCAACGACAACACCACCAACCTCGCCCCGGAATCTGACCCGCTTTCCGTTGCCATGCAGATGCGAGGCTCACTGCATGGCGTCATTATGTTGCAGGATGTGGGCGGCAGCCCGATGTTCGATAAAGCCAATATCGATCGCAGGCAGTGGCTGGAACAGAGCCGCGCAAGATTGGCCGACTCGTTAAAAAAACAGCGCTAA
- a CDS encoding efflux RND transporter periplasmic adaptor subunit, whose amino-acid sequence MKTKILISIVVVGVAATVWQVRPVAETVQRTPAALPIRVAEVSKEPLVESRVFTGTTRPVNRAVVRSQIAGRVAKLPAFLGQQVKQGDLLLELYNPEAAPAVLIAERQWRQAQSQQGQRQRDYDRLQALVKKGTASKQEHEQARTALETANDAMLGAESEYHRAQQLDAERLIRAPFDGVVTAIDTDIGEVVSPGQHLIRVADPGQVELELVVSQDIADSLQIADAVNVTLPLSGDAQRKAVVAEISPFRERRALPTIVLRFPSGDVRPGIAASAHFHYEQGEAYQVPVGALVSNGDGAILYRVDNDNKAWQVPVKVLDMQNQLVAIHGDLNSGDRVVVAGSHRLHNGALVSSQPDPKSDNQPEQ is encoded by the coding sequence GTGAAAACCAAAATCCTAATCAGTATAGTCGTGGTCGGAGTGGCTGCAACCGTGTGGCAGGTGCGCCCGGTGGCCGAGACTGTGCAGAGGACCCCGGCAGCATTGCCGATCCGGGTGGCAGAAGTGTCAAAAGAGCCACTGGTTGAGTCCAGAGTTTTTACCGGAACGACACGACCGGTGAACCGGGCTGTGGTCCGGTCTCAGATTGCGGGCAGGGTGGCAAAGTTACCCGCGTTTCTGGGTCAGCAAGTAAAGCAGGGCGATTTGTTATTGGAATTGTACAACCCCGAAGCCGCTCCGGCCGTGTTGATTGCGGAACGCCAGTGGCGTCAGGCACAGTCACAACAGGGGCAGCGCCAACGGGATTACGACCGCCTACAAGCATTGGTAAAGAAAGGCACTGCCAGTAAGCAAGAGCATGAGCAGGCGCGTACCGCGCTGGAAACAGCGAATGACGCTATGCTGGGTGCCGAGAGTGAATATCATCGGGCGCAACAGCTGGATGCAGAGCGGTTAATCCGCGCCCCCTTCGACGGGGTGGTTACCGCGATAGATACCGACATTGGTGAAGTGGTTTCTCCGGGACAACATCTGATCCGGGTGGCTGATCCGGGGCAGGTTGAGCTGGAGCTGGTGGTCAGTCAGGACATTGCCGACAGTCTCCAAATAGCCGATGCAGTGAATGTCACCTTACCGTTGTCAGGCGATGCCCAACGAAAAGCGGTGGTGGCCGAAATCAGCCCGTTCCGTGAGCGGCGAGCGTTACCGACAATTGTTTTACGCTTCCCGTCGGGGGATGTGCGGCCGGGCATTGCCGCCAGTGCGCACTTCCATTATGAACAGGGTGAAGCGTATCAGGTTCCTGTGGGTGCCCTAGTGAGTAATGGTGACGGTGCTATTTTGTATCGCGTCGACAACGACAATAAAGCGTGGCAAGTACCGGTGAAGGTTCTGGATATGCAAAATCAGTTGGTCGCGATTCATGGTGATCTGAACAGCGGTGACAGAGTGGTGGTGGCCGGTAGTCATCGCTTGCATAACGGGGCATTGGTAAGCTCCCAGCCAGACCCGAAATCAGATAATCAGCCGGAACAGTAG
- a CDS encoding efflux RND transporter permease subunit, with product MKLFEIMRHYQRLAYALTGMLIMVGIASWFTMARQEDPSFPQRAGLIKVVFPGVTAGQIEKLITEPLEEQLTEVEELRSIKSTSRDDVVLVVMQLQDRIYDTDAAWDRVRRAMEKAERDFPQGVVEFSLDDQRVEIPAVVISVVGSGDIVSMAEQAEKLKKQLLHVAGVSRIEINGDPEKELRIELDNNTLNQLGINRDQVVAAIQTHNKIIPGGLIRTGNQGLRIASGSDLQHTGDIEAIPIALPNGQRIPLHALGKISIAPKEPKAAQSYHKGARAVSLGIFLQRGQVDSIKFGVALRERLDSVREQYAPLKIEEIFFQPDFVADRLSGLQLSLLGSISIIALAVVFALGWRNGLMVASVVPVVAIIALAIYSIGGGVLHQIAVIGVVISLGILVDNAIVVVEAIEQGLQQGLNRKAAVKEAVAKMAFPLFTSTGTTVAAFIPLLLSKGGTGDFTRGVPVMIILSLIISYIISVLVLPLLAEHLVRERVRKKSRFLEYTSEKLVSISRYHAGKAMIVGLAALVLTLALLPMLKLQFFPSADRDQVYIDITLPGDATLERTLTLSSQVEEALLERIDVSDVFRSVGMTGFRFYYNLDGVPDSTNLARLMVNTTGLAANQHIIDWVEDTLQPRFPEATLIAKKLGQGPPSPAPVEIRLIGQSQSQLFKAADQVKAILARAPGTHMIRDDLDTGIAEFSVRVENNTAQELGISNEQVATGLFGQSRGLNAGEYRYGDDPITIRIRSDGGDHTQAEELRSLYLYDENGDAVPLDAVAEVSAQWSPAVIHHYGGQRSVTMLSELLPGAAYNEVLAALDKELEHQPLPDGVELELGGDAEGSSKANNALLKTAPLGIMLLLFFMLLQFNSFRRLGIILTTIPLSAMGIIPGLFLSGQPFGFQSLLGVIALIGIVVNNAIVLLDLVDARLAEGVSVDEAVAQSIRERTAPILLTTATTVLGLLPLALSASTLWPPMAWAIISGLMMSTLLTLVFIPVLCRVLLTPSQSLPQPGVIPA from the coding sequence ATGAAATTGTTTGAAATAATGCGGCATTACCAGCGTTTGGCATACGCATTAACCGGCATGTTAATCATGGTCGGCATTGCCTCCTGGTTTACGATGGCGCGACAGGAAGATCCCAGCTTTCCCCAGCGTGCCGGATTGATCAAGGTCGTCTTTCCCGGGGTGACCGCCGGGCAAATTGAAAAACTGATCACCGAACCATTGGAAGAACAGCTCACGGAAGTGGAAGAGTTACGGTCGATTAAGTCCACTTCCAGAGACGATGTGGTGCTGGTAGTAATGCAGCTACAGGATCGTATTTATGATACCGATGCCGCCTGGGACCGGGTGCGTCGTGCGATGGAAAAGGCAGAGCGCGATTTTCCCCAGGGGGTCGTTGAATTTTCTCTGGATGATCAACGGGTTGAGATTCCGGCTGTGGTAATCAGCGTGGTCGGCAGTGGCGATATCGTGTCGATGGCCGAACAGGCGGAGAAGTTAAAAAAGCAATTGCTTCATGTGGCCGGTGTTTCCCGCATAGAAATTAATGGCGATCCGGAAAAAGAATTACGTATTGAGCTGGATAATAATACGCTCAATCAACTGGGCATTAACCGCGATCAGGTGGTCGCTGCGATTCAGACCCATAATAAAATTATTCCCGGCGGACTAATACGCACCGGTAATCAGGGATTGAGAATCGCCAGCGGCTCCGATCTGCAACACACCGGTGACATCGAAGCGATACCAATTGCCTTACCGAACGGTCAGCGTATTCCGCTGCACGCTTTGGGTAAAATCAGCATTGCGCCAAAGGAACCGAAAGCAGCCCAGTCCTATCATAAAGGGGCGCGAGCAGTTTCTTTGGGTATTTTTCTGCAGCGTGGCCAGGTCGATTCCATAAAATTCGGGGTTGCATTGCGTGAGCGTCTCGATTCGGTTCGTGAACAATACGCACCGTTAAAAATCGAAGAAATATTTTTCCAGCCAGATTTTGTGGCAGATCGGCTTTCGGGGCTGCAACTCAGTTTGCTCGGCAGCATCAGTATCATCGCCCTGGCCGTGGTGTTTGCATTGGGCTGGCGGAACGGGTTGATGGTGGCTTCGGTAGTGCCGGTCGTGGCGATAATCGCATTAGCAATTTACAGTATCGGTGGCGGTGTGTTGCACCAGATTGCGGTAATCGGAGTGGTTATTTCATTGGGTATCCTGGTGGATAACGCAATCGTTGTGGTAGAAGCCATTGAGCAGGGCTTGCAGCAGGGGTTGAACCGAAAAGCAGCGGTCAAAGAGGCGGTTGCCAAGATGGCCTTTCCTTTGTTTACGTCGACTGGCACCACCGTTGCGGCGTTTATTCCGTTGTTGCTGAGTAAGGGCGGAACCGGAGACTTTACCCGCGGTGTGCCGGTGATGATCATTCTTTCTTTGATCATCAGCTACATCATTTCGGTGTTAGTACTGCCCCTATTGGCTGAGCACCTGGTGCGTGAACGGGTGCGAAAAAAGAGTCGATTTCTGGAGTACACGTCAGAAAAACTGGTGAGTATCAGCCGGTATCATGCGGGTAAAGCGATGATAGTCGGGCTGGCTGCCTTGGTATTGACTCTTGCTTTGCTGCCAATGCTGAAGCTCCAGTTTTTCCCTTCCGCAGACCGGGATCAGGTTTATATTGATATAACGCTGCCCGGTGATGCCACTCTTGAACGAACCCTGACATTGAGTAGTCAAGTAGAAGAAGCACTGCTGGAGCGAATCGATGTCAGCGATGTTTTCAGGTCAGTGGGTATGACGGGCTTCCGTTTCTACTACAATCTGGATGGCGTGCCGGATTCCACAAACTTGGCGCGACTGATGGTCAATACGACGGGGCTGGCGGCGAACCAGCATATAATTGATTGGGTCGAAGATACTTTGCAGCCCCGGTTTCCGGAAGCAACGTTAATTGCCAAGAAGTTGGGTCAAGGACCGCCTTCACCTGCTCCGGTTGAAATCCGGCTGATCGGGCAAAGTCAATCGCAACTGTTTAAAGCGGCAGATCAGGTTAAAGCGATATTGGCGCGGGCGCCGGGAACCCATATGATTCGCGATGACCTGGATACCGGGATTGCCGAATTTTCGGTACGCGTTGAGAATAATACCGCGCAGGAGTTGGGCATCAGCAATGAACAAGTGGCGACGGGATTGTTTGGTCAATCACGAGGATTGAATGCCGGCGAGTATCGGTACGGTGATGATCCAATTACCATCCGTATCCGTTCTGACGGGGGTGATCATACACAGGCTGAAGAGTTACGCAGCCTCTACCTGTATGACGAGAATGGCGATGCCGTTCCGTTGGATGCCGTTGCGGAAGTGTCTGCACAATGGAGCCCGGCGGTGATTCACCATTATGGCGGGCAACGTTCGGTGACTATGTTGAGTGAGCTGTTACCTGGTGCGGCTTACAACGAAGTGCTGGCGGCATTAGACAAGGAATTAGAACACCAGCCACTGCCGGATGGGGTAGAGCTGGAATTGGGCGGTGATGCAGAAGGGTCATCCAAAGCCAATAATGCGCTGTTGAAAACCGCTCCGCTGGGCATTATGTTGTTGTTGTTCTTCATGTTGTTGCAGTTCAATAGTTTTCGGCGCCTGGGTATTATCCTGACCACCATTCCGCTTTCCGCGATGGGTATCATTCCGGGCCTGTTCCTGAGCGGTCAGCCATTCGGCTTTCAATCTTTGCTGGGTGTGATCGCTCTGATCGGCATTGTCGTCAATAATGCGATTGTATTATTGGATTTAGTGGATGCTCGTTTGGCTGAAGGGGTTTCCGTGGATGAGGCGGTAGCGCAGTCAATCCGGGAACGTACCGCACCCATTCTGTTGACTACAGCGACGACGGTGCTGGGATTGTTGCCGCTCGCGTTGTCTGCATCAACATTGTGGCCGCCGATGGCCTGGGCGATTATCTCCGGGCTGATGATGTCGACGTTGCTGACGTTGGTGTTTATACCGGTATTGTGTCGCGTTCTGCTGACTCCATCGCAGTCGTTACCACAGCCGGGAGTAATACCCGCTTAG
- a CDS encoding DUF924 family protein, which translates to MPDNAADRKLQALSAVVERFGRFPHRNTLLGRSSTAEEETYLNSDENKFR; encoded by the coding sequence TTGCCGGATAACGCAGCAGACCGGAAGCTGCAAGCACTCAGCGCGGTGGTGGAACGCTTCGGTCGCTTCCCCCACCGCAACACACTACTCGGCCGATCCTCTACGGCAGAAGAAGAAACTTATCTGAATTCCGATGAAAACAAATTCAGATAA